A region of the Chroicocephalus ridibundus chromosome 1, bChrRid1.1, whole genome shotgun sequence genome:
TTTCCCCCCAAAGGAGGGCCGAGGGAAGGGTggtcccaggctggggggggatcAGGGGACTTTGTGGCCAAGGGCACAGACAGGCCCAGGTCCCCCATCCGCTctttgccccagctctgccctcaggcCCTGGGTCCTCATGGATGCTCCCAGAGTGGGGTTGGGTGGGAGCCCCTCGGCCAGTGCAGCAACCCCCCACTGTGGGGAGGGACAGGACTGGGCAGGATGGAacgggatgggaatggggatgggatggggtggcaTGACCAGCCAAGAAGTGTTGGCCAGGTGTGGTGGgatggcagcagggctggagcacagAGGGGGCTGGTACCCGTGTGGGCAGCGCATCCTCCATCCCTGGCACACACCACCCCGGCTGTggggccgtggggctgtggggccagagcTCAGCCCTGCTTCCCCTCCACGGCCTCGCCAGGGTCTGCTCCAGGAGAGAAGGACTCGGGCTGGGGCCAGGTCAGTCGTGGGGGCCGGTGCTCCCCGACCCCTGGGGTGTCCGTGGTGTGCGGCGGCGCCGCGGCgggacaggaggagcaggagagcggCTCTGGCTGAAAGGATCGGTGTTTTGGCTGGGGTCGTCtccaccgccccccaccccccaccccccccttagTCCAACACGTCCACGATGAGGGGAACCAGGTAGTTCGAGTGACGGATCCCGAACGTCACCCCTTGCTGCCGgccctgctggggaggagagacGCGGCGGTGAGGGGGGGTCTGGCGGCACTACCAGCGCCCGGACCCCTCCCCGtcccgccgggacccccggggccCCCCCACCTGCTCGGGGCTGTAGGTGCCGGGTCCGGGCTTGCGGGTGTTGTCGCCGGGGAGGGGGTTGCGCGCCAGCATGCTGTACTGCGGCGCGCGCCGCTTGTAGACGTCGGCGTCCACCACGCGGTACCCGCAGGGCCCCGGCGTCTGCGGGCACAGGCTGCTGTGACGGgaccccggcccccggccccttGCTACCCCGGACCCCCCAGACCCTCCAGCCCCAAGAACTCCCAAACGCCCAAGGACCCCAACCCACTGCCCCGccacgtccctgtccccccgccccccagcagTCTAGACCCCCAGCTCCCTGGCCACCACgaccctctgccccccagcatccTGGCCCCCCTATACCCCAACCACCCGGCCCCCCGGTCCCCCCACAacccagcccccctgccccccagcaccccagacTGAGCTCCCTggacccccaaccccccatccCCCGGCCCCTGGGCCCCTTGCTACCCCATCCCCCCAGAACCCCCAAGCCCCCCAactccctgccccccccaggaccctagcccccccagctcccttgGCCGCTCTgacctcctgccccccagcatcCTGGTCCCCCTACACCCCGGACCCTCAGACCccagcacccctgtcccctccacccccagttccccagcccctcaccccctCCAGGCCTCAGCACCCctgtccctccagccccccagcatcccagaaCCCCCTGCCCCCCAAGCCCCCTGCTCCCCTACTCCCCCTGGCAccccagacccccagcaccctggcccCCCAACCCccggacccccagcccccagccccaccaccttgCAGAGGTCCTGGTAGAAGGCGCCGACGTTGCTGCGTCCCGGCATGGAGAAGTTGGGGGCCGAGCTCTTGTTCACCACGCGGGGTCCCAGCATGGGGGGCAGCTGGTAGGCAGCGGGGCCTGGGGAGACGCGGCTCAGCGGGCacggctgggggcggggggctaCCCCCGGGGGTGATGGGGGGGCCCAGCTCAGGGATGATGGGGGGCTCAGTCTGGAGATGAGGGGAACGCAGTCTGGGGATGACAGGGGGGCTCAGcccaggggtgatgggggggcCCATCCCGGGGGTGATGGCGGGGCTCAGCCCAGGGGCGATGGGGGGCTCAACCTGGGGGTGATGGGCGAACCCAGCCTGGAGATGAGGGGGGAACCCAGCCCGGGGGTGATGGGGGGCCCCAtcctgggggtgatgggggggctCAGTctggggatgatgggggggaACCATCCCAGGCGtgatgggggggctcagcccaggggtgatgggggggtttAAGCCCAGGGGTGAATGGGGGGCTCGGTCCGGAGATGAGCGGGGAACCCATcccaggggtggtgggggggctcAGTCCATGTGTGATGGGGGGGCTCAGTCCAGGGATGATGGGGGGGCCCATCGTGGGGGTGACGATGGGGGGGCCCATCCCGGGGGTGATGTGGGGCTCAGCCTGGGGGTGTCGATGGGGGGGCAGCCcaggggtggcggtggggggggctCAGCCAATGGGTGTTGGGGGGGCCCATCGCGGGGGTGACGATGGGGGGCCCGTCGCGGCCCCCGTCTCTCCTACCCGGTGTCTGCTGGCCGGCGCCGTGCCGGGTGCGGGAGCGCAGGGAGCAGGCGGGGGCGCGGGGGAAGGTCAGCGAGGCGGCCCGCTCCGGGGAGTACCGGCCtgcgggggggaacgggggggtgGGCacggccgggggggtccccagcccgtTCCGGGGAGTGACGGGGGGGAGggcacggcggggcggggggggggggtccccgtcccgtcccccgggAGTGCCCCCCTCCTCACCTGGGCCGGgcgtgcggggcggcggcgggtcgCGGGGGCGGCCGTGCAGGGAGAAGGCGGGGGtcccggccgggccgcgggccGTGGTGCCGGGGGGCAGCAGGTAGGCGGGCCCGGGGGAGCGCTCCTGCTGCCGCCCCCCGGCGCGCACCCCGAAGCTGTAGGCGGGGGCTCGGCTGCGGGAGGGGTCGTGCAGGCGGtaacctggggggggggacgggacagagCGTGGGTgggctgcgggacccccggctgcgggacccccggcaccgcagcccccccgccccggacccgCAGCCCTCCCGgaccccgccggccccgcacTCCCCCGGACGCCtcgcacccccccggccccccgccggccccgcagccccccccgtcccccccgtcccgaCTCACCCACGTTGGTGGGGAGCCCGTACTTGGGCCCGGGGCTGCTGTAGAGGGCGGCGATGGGCCCGCGGGGGCGGTGGGGCCTCCAGCTGCCCACCCAGGCCTCGGCCGCCATGGCGGGTGCTGCCAGACCCTCAGCCGGAGCCAGCCCTGGGTCCCGGCCCGGGGGTCCCGTCTGCGGCTGGGGCGGCAGCGGGCACCGGCGTCACAATGGATGGGGGTTCCGGGGTTccgcgccccccccagcccagcgcagCGGGGACGGGCTCCAGGGGATCCCCAGCACCCTGCGCCTGCGCCTTGCGGGGGCACAGCGTGCGAGGGGCAAACCCCAACGGCCCCCGCTGCGGACCCCGACACCCGGGGGGGAACCCCACACCCCATGgatgcagcccccagcaccccgtgGATGGAGCCCCCGATACCCCATGGATACAGCCCCCATTACCCCATGGATAAAGCCACCGGCACCTCATGGATGCAGCCCCCAATACCCCATAAATaaagcccccagcaccccatggatGGAGCCCCCAGTACACCATGGATACAGCCCCCATCACCCCAATGATACAGCCCCCAATACCCCATGGGTGCAACCCCTGGCACCCCATAGATACAGCCCCTGACCCCATGgatgcagcccccagcaccccatggatGCAGCCCCCAATGCCCCATAGGTGCAGCCCCCAATACCCCATGGGTACAGCCCCCGGTACCCCATAGATACAGTCCCTGGGACCCCCGGgacacacccccagccccgggcggtggtcctggggggctgagcccccttACCCTGCCCGTACCAAGCTCTGGCCAGGCTCTCCTCCCCCAGTTACTATGGCACCTGCACAACAAACTGCTGGGCAGCCCGgaatggggacggggacggggacggggacagggggacaggggcaggACACAGGCAGCTGTGGCCATGGGCCTGCCCCACTGCAGGAGTCATCCATAGGAGAGACTGCTCCCAGGGcatgggggtcccatggggtgtCTGGAGTTGAGGGCAGGTtgctgggggccatgggggtcTCATGGGGGCCATAGGGGTCCGAGGGGGGCCGCAGGGGTTCTGCAAGTGCCATGGGGGAGCCCACATGGGATCCCCCTGGCACCATGGGGATCCTCTGGGGTCCGTGGGGGTCCCACATGGGTCAcaggccatggcgggggggtcaCAGCGGTCCCACATGGGCCATGGTATCCCTCTGGGAGCACAGGAGCCCCACTGGGGTGAGGGGGTTCTCCCAGAGGCCGTGGGGGTCCTGTGGCTGCTCCACCAGCCCCACTGATCCTCTGGCAGAGGctttccctgccctgggctgcccgtccccatccctgtccccgtcccggtccctgtccctgcaccccgtggTGGCTGGTGGCCGGGTGACCCCGGCACGCCATGCATGCCAGGCCCCGGTTgggtccccctccccagccccacagcgcagtggggtggtgtggggtccGGATCCCCAGGAATGCGGGATGAAGGACGCGGAGATCAGGCTGGGCTCGGGGATATTTACTGTGGCCAGTGGCCGGCTGCACcgtggcaggcagggagcaggcagggagcaggcagggctgcccgcgTCCCTAGGCGCTGGCCTTGCAGACGAAGGGTTTTCTGTGGGCGCAGGCGTCGCTGTTCCACGTCAGGAAATCTGGAAGGGAAAGCGGCCGtcacccccccggggaccccctggGAGCGCAGCCCGGCACAGGCGGCGTGTGCGTACGTGTGTCTGCGGGGGGTGACTACGTGTGCacgtggggggggtgtgtgtgtgtgagacgtACTGTGTCCCATCTCCGCAGAAATTAAATGACCAGACGCCACCTCTGCTCTGTGTGCGTGTCCTGGCGCCTGCACACGCGGCAAACGACCCCGCTTTGGGCCAACGTGGGTGTTTGCGCCCGCACAGCATGTGTGTGCCTGGGCACGTgcgcacgcgtgtgtgtgtgcacgtgtccGTGTGTGCACACGCCCGGGTGCCCCCCACCATCGAGGGCTGCCCCAGCCGTgagctggcaggagctgtgggggCTCAGCCTGTGCCATGGGTGGCCGGGGACCCTGATGGCTCGGGGACACTGGTGGCCAGGCATGCTGGTGGACGGGGACAATAGTGGCCAGGGATGCCAGtggccagggatgctggtggatggGGACGCTGGTGGCCAGGGGACCCTGAAGGCCAGGGACGCTTGTGGCTGGGGACACCGGTGGCCAGGGGAACATGATagccagggatgctggtggccgGGGATGCTGGTGGCCAGGTCCCTGGTGCCATGGTGGCCCGTGCTCACCGGCGGTGTCCTGCAGCGCGGCGCAGACTCTCCTcctggggccaggctgctggTGCCAGGAGCCATAGTCCACCTCCGAGCCATCCGACCACTGCCAGCGGTGGCTCTGGGGGGGAGGGTGACTCTGTGACCCCTGGCTGGTGCCACTGGGGGCTGCCAGGAGTGGGTCtcgggggtcccaggggtcccggctctgccccggggccACACTCACCCTCAGGGGACGGTGGAGGCCGATCCAGACGCCGCTGTCCCAGTCCCCGTCCCCGTCCTGGCTGCCCtggccggggcgggaggaggcgagCATGGCGGCGATGGCCTGGTGCTCTTCCGCGCCGTGCACCGAGGCCAGGTGGGTGCCCGCGCCGAAGCGCTGGCAAAAGGCCTGTGGCGGGGACGGGACGGTGACGCCGGACCCCAGCCCCTGGTCTCCGACCCCAACCCTTGGTCCCCAATCCCAAGCTCCAGCCTCAGACCCCAACACTTGGCCCCCAACCTCTGGTCCCCAGCCCCGATTCCTGACCCCAGACCTCAATCTTTGATCCTTGGCTCCAACTGCTGGTCCCCAATCCTAGTCCCCGGTCCCCAATCCCAATCCCTAGTCCCCGACCCCAACCCTTGGTCCCCAACCCCAATCCTTGGTGTCCAATTCCAGTCCCTGGTCCCTGAACCCAATCTTTG
Encoded here:
- the CIMAP1B gene encoding ciliary microtubule associated protein 1B — protein: MAAEAWVGSWRPHRPRGPIAALYSSPGPKYGLPTNVGYRLHDPSRSRAPAYSFGVRAGGRQQERSPGPAYLLPPGTTARGPAGTPAFSLHGRPRDPPPPRTPGPGRYSPERAASLTFPRAPACSLRSRTRHGAGQQTPGPAAYQLPPMLGPRVVNKSSAPNFSMPGRSNVGAFYQDLCKTPGPCGYRVVDADVYKRRAPQYSMLARNPLPGDNTRKPGPGTYSPEQGRQQGVTFGIRHSNYLVPLIVDVLD
- the LOC134511181 gene encoding struthiocalcin-2-like, which codes for MEPTRTLMLGLLGCLLLVPRLRGQEPAACAWGWVPFEEGCYGFFPRELSWRRAEAFCQRFGAGTHLASVHGAEEHQAIAAMLASSRPGQGSQDGDGDWDSGVWIGLHRPLRSHRWQWSDGSEVDYGSWHQQPGPRRRVCAALQDTADFLTWNSDACAHRKPFVCKASA